CGGCGCCGCCCGACGACCACGCGACCGGGTCGCGGCCGCTCGCGCCGTGGACGAGCACGGTGTCGTCTGGCTTGCAGAGGACCTGTCGGGTGCCCGCGGGCACGTCGCGCTCCGTGCGTCCCTCGAAGGCCGCGGCGCAGTCGCCGACGAGCGACACCGCGAGGTCCGCGTTCCGGGCGTCGGCGACGAACGCCGCGGCGTCGGCGGCGTCCGGCGCGTCGAGCGCGTCAGTCGTCACAGGCGGGCTACGACGCCGACGGAGAAAAACCACCGGTCGCCCGGCGGTTCGGGTGAGAGACCGCGGAACGTCTCCGCACGCGCCGGGAGTCGTTGCGCCGAACAGCTTCCCGGCCGGCGTCGCCGCCTGCACCGGGCTTTTCGGCGCGGCACCGCTACGTGGCGCTATGAGCGACGACGACGCGATTACGATTTACTCGGACTACGTCTGCCCGTTCTGTTACCTCGGCCGGCAGTCCCTCGCCGAGTACCAGGAGACCCGCGAGGACGAGCTCGCCATCGACTGGCAGCCCTTCGACCTGCGCGCCCAGAAGCGCAACGACGACGGCTCAATCGACCACGACGTCGACGACGGGAAAGACGAGGAGTACTACGAGGAGGCCAAGCAGAACGTCGAGCGCCTCAAGGAGGAGTACGGCGCCGACGAGATGACCGTCGACATCTCGCGGGACGTCGACTCGCTCCCGGCACAGGTGGCGTCGTTCTACGTGAACGAGGAGTACCCCGAGTCGTGGCTCGACTTCGACGTGGCCATCTTCGAGGCGCTCTGGGAGGACGGCCGCGACATCGGCGACCGCGACGTGCTCGCCGACCTCGCCGAGGACGCGGGGCTGGACGGCGACGAGATTCGCGAGGTCGCGGGCGACGAGGAGTGGCGGAACCGCCTGCGCGAGCAGTTCAGCGAGGCCCGGGAGCGCGGCGTCTCGGGCGTGCCGACGTTCGCGTACGACGGCTACGGCGCGCGCGGCGCGGTGCCGCCGGAGCAACTCGAACGCCTCGTCGAGGGGACGTAGTTACTCCGACGCGGCGAGGAAGTCGCTGGCGCCCGAGCGCAGACAGCCGACGTCGGTGCCGGCGACCACGAAGTCCATCCCCCAGTCGTCGCGGCGCGTTTCCACTTGCTCGGGGGTGGTGGCGAGCGTGCCGACCGGGACGCCGGCGTCCGCGGCGGCCGCGGTGACGCGCGCGACGGCCTCTCGGAACCCTTCGCTGTCGAACTCGCCGAACGCGCCGAGGCGCGCGGAGAGGTCGGCGGGCCCGACGAACAGCGCGTCGACGCCGTCGAGGGCGGCGATGGCGGCGGCGTCCTCGACGGCGCCCGGCGTCTCTATCTGGAGAATCGTGGCGACGCGGTCGTCGGCCGTTTCGACGTACTCGTCGATTTCCTCGCCGTACTCCGAGGCGCGACCGCCGGCGACGCCCCGGAGGCCAGCGGGCGGGTAGCGCGTCGCGGACACGGCTTCGCGTGCTGCTTCGGCGTCCTCGATTTGGGGAATCACGACGCCCGCGGGCCCGAGGTCGAGGACGCGCCGAATCTCGGCGGGGTCGTCGCCGCTGGCGCGCACGACGGGGTCGGCGTCGCCGGTCGCGGCTTCGACGGCGCGCACGCCGTCGGCCAGCGTCTCTATCGTGTGTTCGGAGTGCTCGCCGTCGAGGACGACGAAGTCGAAGCCGTCGGCGGCGAGGAGTTCGGCGACGACGGGGCTCGGGATTGTCGACCAGACGCCGACCGGCGCGTCGCCGGCGCGGAGGGCTTCGGTGAGGGTACCTGCGTGCATACGTGTTCGAGTGCGGCGGGGCGAATAGGGGTTCCGAGGTCGGTCCGCCCCTCTCGCTTTAAGTATCTCTGGCGACAAGGTGTAGATACGAGCGAGGTGCGACGGGTTCTCCCGAGTGTTTTGGTCTCCAGCCGCGGCTGTGCGCGACGGAGCGCCAGTTGCGTGCCACCCCGGTTCTCCGACGAACCGCGACGTTCTTTAAGTGTCTCTGGCGATAAGGTGTAGATACGAAGGACTTCTCCCGACGCCACGACCCGCCAGCGACGGCTGTCGCGTCGGCGTCGGTTCTGGATTCGGCTGCGTCGTCCACCCCCGCGCTCGGTGCTTTAAGTGGTTCTGGCGACAAGGTGTAGATACGAAGCGCTTTTCGAGGACCTCGCGCCCCGCAGCGGCGTCGCCGGGGCGAGATTTTAACCGTGGTCGTCCCGGAAGGAGGAGATATGAGTGCAGACCCCGGGACGCGCGTCCGGTGGGAGTCGGCCGACGACGAGCGCGTCGAACACCGACCCGGAGCGGGCGCGCTCTCCCGCGCGCAGGCCCAGCGCGACACGACGGTGCGGAAGTGGGGCGTCACGTCCCCGAGTGCCACCGTCATCGGGCGCGCCGAGACCCCGGAGGCGGACCTCTCGGAGAACGTGCGGCGACTCCACGACGAGCGCCACACCGCGACCGAGGGCCACAGCCGACGCGCGCACTACCTCGACCGCCTGCGCACCACGCAAGCCCTCTGTAACGCCGTGGACGTGACGCCGTGGCAACGAGACGTGGCGCTCGGCGTGATGGGCGACATCGACCTCACGGAGTTCGGGAGCCAGCGCGCCATCGAGAAGGTCGCGCTCGTCGTCATCCGGCACGTCGTGGACGTGGACCGCCGGCGCTACTTCGGCCTCGACGACCTCGACGCCGGCGACGTCTCTCCCGACCGGATGGCGGAGCTGTTCGAGCGGTACAAGGCCCGCGACGTGACCGACGAGCCCGCCTTCGAGTCGCTCGCGGACCGGTACGACCTCGACAAGACGAGTCTGAACCGCCTGCGGCGCGTGCTCACCGACCAACTGGACGACGGTCTGCCGGCGTTCGGCCGGAACCCCCACCGCGACCCCCACCTCCCGAGCGTCACGGAACGCGACCTGCCCGACGACGAGCAGTAGGGCGGTCGTCGGTCCCCGACGTGCAGAGTTGTAGGAATCCTTAAGTTATTCGTCGGTGACGTGACGGTGTACCTATGAACGCCCCGAGAGAGCAGGACTGGGCGGAACGGTGGGACCGGCTGTACGACGCGCTCGCGGCCGAACCGCGCCGAGAAGTCCTCCGCTCGCTGACGAACGTCCCCGAAGAGCGGCGCCTCCCGTTGCCCGACGCGGCCACGTCGCCGAATCAGTCGATAGACACGGAGACGCTGCGCATCGACTTGCGCCACCACCACCTCCCGAAGCTCGCCGACGTGGGATACGTCCGCTGGGAGTCCGAGCCGTTCTGTGTCCAGCGCGGCCCCCGTTTCGAGGAACCGGCGTTCGTCGTGAACACGCTGCTCGACGCCGTCGACGAGATTCCACCGGGGTTAGTCGACAACTGTCGGATTCTCCAGGAGATGACCGAATGACCCGCGACACGCTCCCCGCGAGAGTGGTCGAAGCAGTCGCCGCGGCCGACGGCGTGGAACCGGCCGACGTGGAGACGCTCCACGCGTACGTCGACCCCGACGCGTTACGGAAGTTAGACGAGCAAGACGGAGGCGAGTGGCGCCTCACCTTCCAGTTCGCGGACCACCAAGTGACGGTCACGCACGAGGCGCGAGTGCTCGTCGACGGGAGAGCGTACGCCGCCGACGCGTCGGTTCGGTAGCGAATCGAAATCGCCCACGCCGACCGGGCCGGACGGCGTACGCGCTCCGAGTGAAGAGACCCACGAGTAGCGACGTTACGCCGCGTGCTCGTCGAGGAACGCCTCGATGTCGTCGCCGCTCTTGAACCCCTCCGCGAGGCGCGCGACCTCCTCGCCGTCCTCCACGAGGACGAGCGTCGGCGCGCTCGACACGTCCCACTTCTCGACGAGCGAGATGTCGTCGCCGGGGTTCGCCATCGCGACCGTGATGCCGGTCTCCCGGGCGACGTTCCCGAGAACGGGCTCGATCGCCTGGCAAATCGCACACCCCTTCGTGTAGAACTCCACGAGCACGCGGTCGTGAGTGGCGAGCACCTCGTCGAGTTCGTCGCCGTCCGCGACGCGGAGCGGCTTCTGCGCTGACTCCATACTCGAACTAATCGACGAGCGCACATAAGGGCTGTCGCGCCGGGGGCGCGTGCCGGCACTCACGTCGTCTCGCGGCCCGTCACCGCCTCGGGTTCGAGCGCGAACACGCGGAAGGAGACGTCCTCGACGGCTTCGTCGAAGACGCGGAACGGCCCGAACCACTCGTTCAGCGTCGCCTCGTCTGGCGTCTCGCGCTCCACGAGGTCCCCCCGGAGGAGGACGCTCCACGAGTCGTCGCCGTCGGCGCCGTAGAACACGACACAGGCCGACTCGGTGGCGTCGAGGTAGTCGAACTTCGACTCGTCGCCGTGCTCGCTCAGGCGGAGGAGGACGCGCTCGCCGTCCCAGTGACACGACACCGGCACCGCGTACGCGTCCCCGCCGTCCGCGAGCGACAGCACGCAGTGGTCGGCGTCCCGCAGGTGGCGTTCGACCGCTGACTCGTCCATCCCGGTCGTGTAGACGTACTCGGCGTGCTCCATACGACTACTCCGGCGGCCAGCGCGAAAACTGTTGGTCGTCGGTCAGGCACGTGCGCTCGCGACGAGCGACGCCACGAGCCGAGACTCGGCCTTCCGGAGGTGTTCGGCGGCGGTCGAGTCGGCGCAGTCGAGGTCGTCGGCGACGGCGGCCACGTCGCCCGTCCTCGGCACCTCGTAGTAGCCGGCGTCGACGGCGGCGAACACGGCGTCGCGCTGGCGGTCGGTGAGGCAGGCCAGGGGGTCGGTCGCGGCGCCGTACCCCCGGGAGGCGACGCTGCGCACGGTCACCTCGATTTCGTCGGGGACGCGCTCGATGGCGGCCTGCACGGGCGCGTCGTCGCCGACGAGCGTCAACACCATCCAGCCGTCGTCCTCGTATCGAAGCGGCGGGACGGCGACGACGCCCGGTGGCGTGAGCGACTTCGCCGTCGCGCCCTCCAGTCGCGCCGTCTCGGAGTGGGCGTGGACGTAACAGCAGTCCTCGTCGGCGACGGAGACGTGGAACTCGTCGACGACGGGTTCGGCCGCGAACGCCTCACGGACGACCGACGGGTCGGCGTGCACGCGCAGGACGACCGTGGACTCGTCGGGGTTTTCGGGCCGGACGACGCCGTTCCAGTCCACCATCGCGGCGCGCGCCACGTCCGGGCCGGTGAGGAACGGGACGAGCGGGTGAATCGGGTCGCCGGCGCTTCGGACGCCGACCTCGACGCGCTTCATCGACGCGACCTACCCCTGCCCGCGACTTAAACCCCTCCGGGTAGTCCGGCAGAATCGGCTTGGTCGCGGAGCACGCAGGATGAGGTATGCGAGTGTTCGTCGCGGGTGCGACCGGCGTCCTCGGGCGGCGACTGGTCGAGCGACTCGCGGACGGCGGCCACGACGTGACGGGACTGACGCGCGACGCGACCGGCGACGCGACGGTCGAATCGCGGGGCGCCACGGCGGTCCGCGGCGACGTGACCGACGAGGCAGTCGCGGCGGCGGTCGGAGACGCGGACTGCGTCGTCCACGCAGCGACGGCGGTGCCGACCGGGAAGGCGAGTGCGAGCGATTGGGAACGCGACGCCGAGGTTCGCCGAGAGGGCGCGCGCCACCTCGCGAGCGCCGCGGCCGAGTGTGGCGCCCGCTACGTCGGTCAGAGCGTGACGTGGGTGGCGCGCCCGGACGGCGGCGGCCGCTTCGACGAGGACAGCCCACGGAATCCGACGCGCGCGACGCAGGGGAGCGCGGACGCCGAGCGCCTCGCGCGCGAGCACCACCCCAACCCCGTAATTTTGCGCGGTGGCTGGTTCTACGGCCCCGAGTCCGCCCACACGCGGCAGTTCGGCGAGCAACTGCTCGCCGGCCGGCTGCCCGCGCTCGGCACCGGCTTCCTCGGGCGCGAGTCGGCGACGCTGTCGTACTGCCACACCGTCGACGCGGCGCGCGCGTTCGCCGCCGCCGTCGAGGGCGACGCCACCGGCACCTACCACGTCGTGGACGACCGGCCGGCGCCGTTCGGCGACTTCGTCCGAGCGTTCGCCGCCGAACTCGACGCGCCGACGCCGCGCCGCCTCCCCGGATGGATTCTGCGGCCCGTCCTCGGAACCGACGCGGTGGGGATGCTGACGACGGACGCCGTCACCGGCAACGACCGCTTCCGCGAGGCGTTCGACTGGGAGCCGCTGTACCCGACCCACGAGGCCGGCCTCGAACAGGTGGTCGAGCGGTGGCGCGCGGACGGTGTCGTCGTCCCCACGGACGGCGGGTGGCAGTGGAACGACGGCGGCGAGTGAGCGGGGCGACGGCGCCGTCGCTGGCGGGCGGCGAAAAACGGAGAGAACGGGGGGCGTCTATTCGAGGTCCGCGACGTACTCCTCGGTCTCCTCGGTGGAGAGTTCGCGGAACGTCTCGGTGTCGGCGTCCACGACGGCGACGCCGACGCCGTCGCCTTCGAGCGCGTCCTCGCGGCCCTCCTGGAGCGCGCGGAGCGCGAGTTTCACGCCGTCCTCGACGGTGAGGTCGGTCTCGTACTCGTCTTCGAGGTACTCCTGAATCGCGGCGCGGTCGGAACCGATGGCGACCGCCTTCCACTCGTTGGAGGTGCCCGAGGGGTCGGTCTCGAAGAGGCGGGGTTCGCCGTCGGAGACGCCCGCGATGAGGAGCGCGACGCCGAACGGGCGCGCGCCGCCGACCTGCGTGTACTGCTGGATGTGGTCGGTGACGTTCTTCGTGAGCGTGCGCACGCCGATGGGCTCGTCGTAGCGCACGTGTTCGACCTGGGACTGCTGGCGCGCGAAGTCGATGAGTTGGCGGGCGTCGGCGACGTGGCCCGCGCTCGCGGCGCCGACGTGGTCGTCGACCTTGTGGAGTTTCTCGACGCTGGAGCCCTCGAGGAGCGGGGAGCGCGTGCGCTTGTCCACGACGAGGACGACCCCCTCGGGGGTCCGCACGCCGATGCTGGCGGTGCCTCGCTTGACCGCTTCTCGCGCGTACTCGACCTGGTAGAGGCGACCGTCCGGGGAGAAGATGGTGATACCCCGGTCGTACGCCTGCTGTTGGTTCTGGCCCTGCATTGTCTGCCTTGACCCAGCGTAAGTCCCCGGCACGTAAAGGGCTTTGACTTTCGGCAGGGTCGACGCGGGACCGACAGCCGGCCCATCGGATCGTTAATTCCCCACTAATCGAGTAATTCAGCGCCTAAAGACCGCATTTAGGGACAAATCGTATATACGAGAGAAGTCCACTATAGATGTGTTATCATGTCACGTGAAATCGGTTCGCTGTCACGCCGCGACGTACTGAAGGCGGGCGGCATCGCCGGACTCACCGCGACGGCCGGCTGCATCGACCTCGGCGGCGGTGGCGGCGGGGGCGCGTACACTATCGGGATGGTAGACTCCCGGACTGGGTCGCTGTCCGCGTTCGGGCAGCGGAACCAGCGCGGCATGGAACTCGCGCTCGCCGACGTCAACGACGTCCAAATCGGCGGCCGCGACCTCGACATCATCGTCGAGGACTCCCAGAGCCAACAACAGCCCGGCGTGAGCGCCGCCCAGAAACTCGTGAACCAGGACGGCGTGCCGTTCGTCATCGGCGCCGTCGGCTCCGGCGTCACGCTCGCCATCTACCAGAGCGTCATCCAGGGGACCGACGTCGTCCAGTTGTCCCAGAACTCCACGAGCCCGCAACTCACCGACTTCCCCGGCCTGCTCCGGATGTCACCGACGGGCCGCACGCAGTCAACCGCGCTCGCCGAAATCATCGCCGAGGACGGCCACGACTCGGTCGCCGTCACGTGGATCAACAACGACTACGGCTCCGGCATCAAGGACGCCTTCGTCGACGCCTACGAGGGCGAAGTCGTCTACAACGCCAGCCACGACCAGGGGCAGGCGTCGTACTCCAGCGTCGTGAGCCAGATGGCGAACACGGACGCGGGCGCGTGGCTGTTCATCACTTACCAGCCGGAGTTCACGACGATGGCCCAGGAGGCCTACTCCAGCGGCGTCGACGACCAGGCCCAGTACTACGGCGCCGACTCCGTCCGCGGGCCGGAAGTGCTCGACAACACCCCCGAGGGGAGCCTGGAGGACATGAAAATCGTCGCGCCGAGCGCCGCGCTCGACCAGGAGAACTACCAGTCCTTCGCCAGCCGGTTCGAGGAGGAGTACGGCAGCGCGCCGACCGCGTGGTCGGCGTACGCCTACGACTGCGTCGTCACCGCCGCGCTCTCGATTCGGGCCGCCGACGACTTCACGGGGAGCGCGCTCTCGGAGGTCGTGCGGGACGTCACCCGCCCGTCCGGCGAGGAGGCGTTCTCCTTCGAGGCCGCCAGCGACATCCTCGCGGACGGGAGCGCGAGCGACGTGGACTACCAGGGCGTCAGCGGCCCCATCGACTTCGACGAGAACGGCGACCCGGTGGCGTACCTCCAGATATTCAACGTCGCCGACCACGCCTACGAGTCGGTCGGCTTCGTCACCGGCGAGTAACCCCCGATGCTCCACAGCCTCGCCGGACTCGCCTCGGTCGCCGCACTCCCGGTGCCGGTCGCGCAGGGCGCCCTCGACTACGTGCCCCAACTCCTGAACTACCTCGCGAACGGCCTCGTGTTCAGTAGCATCATCGTGCTCGGCGCCATCGGCCTGTCGCTGGTCTACTCCATCGCGAACTTCGCGAACTTCGCGCACGGCGACACGATGAGCGTCGGCGCGTACGCCGCGCTCGTCACGCTCGGCGCCGTCGGCACCGCCGGCCCCGAGATTCTCGAACTCCCCGTGGGGTTCTACGCGGCGCTCGTCGCCGGCATCGCCGTCGCCGCCGTCGTCGCCGTGCTCACGCACGTTGTCGTCTACCGCCCCCTCGACACGGACTCCATCGGGATGCTCATCACGAGCATCGGCGTGGCGTTCGTCTACCGCGCCGCGATTCAACTCCAGTTCGGCAACGACTTCCGCGAGTACGACGTCGACATTCTCCGCCCGGTTCCGTGGATAGAGGACGCCACGGGCGTCACGCTCACCGAACACGAACTCGCCATCGTCGTCGTCACCGCGGTGCTCGTCGTCGGCCTCCACCTCCTCCTCCAGTACACGACGCTCGGCCGGAAGATGCGCGCCACCGCGGACAACGAGGACCTCGCGAAGATTTCGGGCATCCGCACCGACCGCGTCATCACGTCGATGTGGGTCATCGGCGCGGGCCTCGCGGGCGCCGCCGGCGTGTTCCTCGGGCTGTTCAACCAACTCGGCCCGCGCATGGGCTTCGACCTCCTGTTGGTGGTGTTCGCCGCGGTCATCCTCGGCGGCATCGGGAGCGTCTACGGCGCGATGGCCGGCGGCTTCCTCATCGGGATGCTGAACCGCCTCACGCCCGTGCTCTCGGACGTCGGCATCCCCATCAAGCCGGCGTACGCGAACGCCATCGCGTTCGTCATCATGGTGCTCGTGTTGCTGGTTCGCCCGCGCGGCATCGCCGGAGGTGACGGCGGATGAGCGACACCGGCGAGAACAGCGAGGGCGGCGGCGAGGACACGAAGACGGCCTTCGAGGCGAGCGACGACGAGGGGGCGCCGTTCAGCGAGCGCATCGTCACGTACGGCATCGCGGCCGCCGCCGGCCTGCTCCTGTTGGGCGTGCTCGTCGGCCTCGTGAACCCCGCGTACCTGCTGTCGTTGCTGTCGCTGGCGGCGATGTACGGCCTGCTCTCGCTCGGCCTGAACGTCCAGTGGGGGTACACCGGCCTCATCAACTTCAGCGTCGCCGCGTTCTTCGGCATCGGCGCCTACGTCCCCGTGTTGTTGTCCGCCAGCGGCTCCCCGATTTCGGGCGGCTACCCACCGCTCGTCGGACTCCCGATAGCCATCGGGGTCGTGGTGGTGCTCGCGCTCGCCATCGGCGTGCCGACGCTGAGTCTGCGCGAGGACTACCTCGCCATCGCCAGCCTCGGCCTCGCCGAGGTGGTTCGACTCGTCTTCCGGAACCAGTCGGAGTGGACGCGGGGCACCGCGGGCGTCGGCGGCATCCCGTCGTTCTTCGAGGGCATCCCCTTCTTGGAGACGTTCCCGCAGTCGATGCCCGTCGTCGAACTCGGCATCTACCGGCTGGCGGTGCCGTTCTGGAGCAACCTCCTGAACTTCGCGCTCGTCGCCGCGTTCGTCCTCGCCTCCTACGTCGTCCTGCGGCGCGTTCACCGGTCGCCGTGGGGCCGGGTCCTCCGGACGATTCGGAGCGACGAGGACCTCGCAGAGGCACTCGGGAAGAACACGTTCGCGTTCCGGATGCAGGCGTTCGTGCTCGGGAGCGTCGTGATGATGTTCGCGGGCGTGTTCTACGCGTTCTCCCAGAATTTCCTGACGCCGGGCATCTTCGACCCCATCTTCACGTTCTACGCGTGGATTGCGGTGATTCTCGGCGGGAGCGGGTCCAACAGGGGCGCGCTGTTCGGCGGCGCGGTGCTCGTCGCCATCGTCGAGGGCTCGCGGTTCATCGGCCTCGGCGCGTCGTTCCGCCTGCTCGCCGTCGGCCTGCTCATCGTCGCCGTGATGCGGTTCCGGCCGCAGGGCCTGCTGCCGCCACGCGACGAACTCGTGTGGCCGAGCGCGAAGCGGGGTGAGTCGCGTGACTGACCCCGTCCTGCGAACCGAGAACCTGCGGAAGGCGTTCGGCGGCCTGACCGCCACCGACGACGTCTCTATCGAGGTCGAACGCGGCACCATCACCGGGATGATAGGCCCGAACGGCGCGGGGAAGTCGACGCTGTTCAACCTCGTGTCGGGGTTCTACGAGCCGGACTCGGGGCGCGTGTTCGTCAACGAGACGGACGTGACCGACCGGGAGCCACACGAGGTGACTGACGCCGGCCTCGTGCGGACGTTCCAGACGCCGAAGAAACTGGAGGGAATGACCGTCCGGGAGGCGATGCTGGTCGGTCCCCAACACCAACTCGGGGAGTCCGTCGTCCCGCTGTTCACGAGTCCGAGCGCGGTCCGCGACGAGGAACGCGAGAACCTCGAACGCGCCCACGAACTGCTGGAGCGCTTCGAAATCGACCACCTCGCGCGCCAGCCCGCGACCGACATCTCGGGGGGCCAACTCAAACTCGTGGAGTTGGCGCGCGCGATGCTCGCCGGCCCCGACCTCCTGTTGTTGGACGAACCGGTGGCGGGCGTGAACCCGACGCTCGCGAACAAACTCAAAGCCATCATCGAGGAACTGAACGAGGACGGCATCTCGTTTCTCGTCATCGAACACGACATGGGGTTCATCATGGACCTCGCGGACCCCATCGTCGTCCTGAATCAGGGCGCGGTGCTGATGGAGGGGACGCCCGAGGAAGTGCAGTCCGACGAGCGCGTCATCGAGGCGTACCTCGGTGGTGGTCGCGATGACTGAGCCGATTCTCTCGGTGGACGGCGTCGACTCCGGCTACGGCGACGTGCAGGTCCTAGACGACCTCTCGATGCACCTCGAAGACGACGAAATCGTCTGCCTCATCGGGCCGAACGGCGCGGGGAAGTCCACCGTACTGAAGACGGTGTTCGGCCTGTTGACGCCGTGGGAGGGGTCGGTGACGTTCGCGGGCGAGGACATCACCGGCGTCGACCCGGCGACGCTCGTGCGACAGGGGATGGGGTACGTCCCCCAGATAGAGAACGTGTTCTCGTCGATGACCGTCGAGGAGAACCTCCGGATGGGCGGCGTCTCCCGCGAGTCGGGGCTGGACGACACAATCGACCGGCTCTGCGAGCGCTTCCCCCTGCTGGCGGACAAGCGCGGCGCGAAGGCGCGGACGCTGTCGGGCGGCCAGCGACAGGTGCTGGCGTTCGCTCGCGCGCTGATGACCGACCCCGACGTGTTGCTCATCGACGAGCCGTCGGCGGGTCTCGCGCCGAACATCGTCGAGGACGTCTTCGAGAACGTCCAGACGGTGAACGACCTAGGCACCGCGATTATGATGGTCGAGCAGAACGCCGTCGAGGGACTCGGTATCTCCGATAGGGGGTACGTCCTCGACCAAGGCACCGTGCGCTTCGAGGACGAGGCCGACGCCCTGCTGGACAACCCCGAAGTCGGCCAACTCTACCTCGGGGGCTGACGCCGCGCCCGACACCGATTTTCAGGCCGAGAGGACGCGCCCGAACAAATACGGCGAGACGAACAGCGC
The nucleotide sequence above comes from Halobacterium litoreum. Encoded proteins:
- a CDS encoding HpcH/HpaI aldolase family protein, producing the protein MHAGTLTEALRAGDAPVGVWSTIPSPVVAELLAADGFDFVVLDGEHSEHTIETLADGVRAVEAATGDADPVVRASGDDPAEIRRVLDLGPAGVVIPQIEDAEAAREAVSATRYPPAGLRGVAGGRASEYGEEIDEYVETADDRVATILQIETPGAVEDAAAIAALDGVDALFVGPADLSARLGAFGEFDSEGFREAVARVTAAAADAGVPVGTLATTPEQVETRRDDWGMDFVVAGTDVGCLRSGASDFLAASE
- a CDS encoding DsbA family oxidoreductase, giving the protein MSDDDAITIYSDYVCPFCYLGRQSLAEYQETREDELAIDWQPFDLRAQKRNDDGSIDHDVDDGKDEEYYEEAKQNVERLKEEYGADEMTVDISRDVDSLPAQVASFYVNEEYPESWLDFDVAIFEALWEDGRDIGDRDVLADLAEDAGLDGDEIREVAGDEEWRNRLREQFSEARERGVSGVPTFAYDGYGARGAVPPEQLERLVEGT
- a CDS encoding branched-chain amino acid ABC transporter permease, which encodes MSDTGENSEGGGEDTKTAFEASDDEGAPFSERIVTYGIAAAAGLLLLGVLVGLVNPAYLLSLLSLAAMYGLLSLGLNVQWGYTGLINFSVAAFFGIGAYVPVLLSASGSPISGGYPPLVGLPIAIGVVVVLALAIGVPTLSLREDYLAIASLGLAEVVRLVFRNQSEWTRGTAGVGGIPSFFEGIPFLETFPQSMPVVELGIYRLAVPFWSNLLNFALVAAFVLASYVVLRRVHRSPWGRVLRTIRSDEDLAEALGKNTFAFRMQAFVLGSVVMMFAGVFYAFSQNFLTPGIFDPIFTFYAWIAVILGGSGSNRGALFGGAVLVAIVEGSRFIGLGASFRLLAVGLLIVAVMRFRPQGLLPPRDELVWPSAKRGESRD
- a CDS encoding NAD-dependent epimerase/dehydratase family protein; translated protein: MRVFVAGATGVLGRRLVERLADGGHDVTGLTRDATGDATVESRGATAVRGDVTDEAVAAAVGDADCVVHAATAVPTGKASASDWERDAEVRREGARHLASAAAECGARYVGQSVTWVARPDGGGRFDEDSPRNPTRATQGSADAERLAREHHPNPVILRGGWFYGPESAHTRQFGEQLLAGRLPALGTGFLGRESATLSYCHTVDAARAFAAAVEGDATGTYHVVDDRPAPFGDFVRAFAAELDAPTPRRLPGWILRPVLGTDAVGMLTTDAVTGNDRFREAFDWEPLYPTHEAGLEQVVERWRADGVVVPTDGGWQWNDGGE
- the psmA gene encoding archaeal proteasome endopeptidase complex subunit alpha, which produces MQGQNQQQAYDRGITIFSPDGRLYQVEYAREAVKRGTASIGVRTPEGVVLVVDKRTRSPLLEGSSVEKLHKVDDHVGAASAGHVADARQLIDFARQQSQVEHVRYDEPIGVRTLTKNVTDHIQQYTQVGGARPFGVALLIAGVSDGEPRLFETDPSGTSNEWKAVAIGSDRAAIQEYLEDEYETDLTVEDGVKLALRALQEGREDALEGDGVGVAVVDADTETFRELSTEETEEYVADLE
- a CDS encoding HalOD1 output domain-containing protein translates to MTRDTLPARVVEAVAAADGVEPADVETLHAYVDPDALRKLDEQDGGEWRLTFQFADHQVTVTHEARVLVDGRAYAADASVR
- a CDS encoding branched-chain amino acid ABC transporter permease; translation: MPQLLNYLANGLVFSSIIVLGAIGLSLVYSIANFANFAHGDTMSVGAYAALVTLGAVGTAGPEILELPVGFYAALVAGIAVAAVVAVLTHVVVYRPLDTDSIGMLITSIGVAFVYRAAIQLQFGNDFREYDVDILRPVPWIEDATGVTLTEHELAIVVVTAVLVVGLHLLLQYTTLGRKMRATADNEDLAKISGIRTDRVITSMWVIGAGLAGAAGVFLGLFNQLGPRMGFDLLLVVFAAVILGGIGSVYGAMAGGFLIGMLNRLTPVLSDVGIPIKPAYANAIAFVIMVLVLLVRPRGIAGGDGG
- a CDS encoding helix-turn-helix domain-containing protein; its protein translation is MKRVEVGVRSAGDPIHPLVPFLTGPDVARAAMVDWNGVVRPENPDESTVVLRVHADPSVVREAFAAEPVVDEFHVSVADEDCCYVHAHSETARLEGATAKSLTPPGVVAVPPLRYEDDGWMVLTLVGDDAPVQAAIERVPDEIEVTVRSVASRGYGAATDPLACLTDRQRDAVFAAVDAGYYEVPRTGDVAAVADDLDCADSTAAEHLRKAESRLVASLVASARA
- a CDS encoding thioredoxin family protein; the encoded protein is MESAQKPLRVADGDELDEVLATHDRVLVEFYTKGCAICQAIEPVLGNVARETGITVAMANPGDDISLVEKWDVSSAPTLVLVEDGEEVARLAEGFKSGDDIEAFLDEHAA
- a CDS encoding pyridoxamine 5'-phosphate oxidase family protein produces the protein MEHAEYVYTTGMDESAVERHLRDADHCVLSLADGGDAYAVPVSCHWDGERVLLRLSEHGDESKFDYLDATESACVVFYGADGDDSWSVLLRGDLVERETPDEATLNEWFGPFRVFDEAVEDVSFRVFALEPEAVTGRETT
- a CDS encoding DNA-directed RNA polymerase subunit epsilon, coding for MSADPGTRVRWESADDERVEHRPGAGALSRAQAQRDTTVRKWGVTSPSATVIGRAETPEADLSENVRRLHDERHTATEGHSRRAHYLDRLRTTQALCNAVDVTPWQRDVALGVMGDIDLTEFGSQRAIEKVALVVIRHVVDVDRRRYFGLDDLDAGDVSPDRMAELFERYKARDVTDEPAFESLADRYDLDKTSLNRLRRVLTDQLDDGLPAFGRNPHRDPHLPSVTERDLPDDEQ
- a CDS encoding ABC transporter substrate-binding protein, with protein sequence MSREIGSLSRRDVLKAGGIAGLTATAGCIDLGGGGGGGAYTIGMVDSRTGSLSAFGQRNQRGMELALADVNDVQIGGRDLDIIVEDSQSQQQPGVSAAQKLVNQDGVPFVIGAVGSGVTLAIYQSVIQGTDVVQLSQNSTSPQLTDFPGLLRMSPTGRTQSTALAEIIAEDGHDSVAVTWINNDYGSGIKDAFVDAYEGEVVYNASHDQGQASYSSVVSQMANTDAGAWLFITYQPEFTTMAQEAYSSGVDDQAQYYGADSVRGPEVLDNTPEGSLEDMKIVAPSAALDQENYQSFASRFEEEYGSAPTAWSAYAYDCVVTAALSIRAADDFTGSALSEVVRDVTRPSGEEAFSFEAASDILADGSASDVDYQGVSGPIDFDENGDPVAYLQIFNVADHAYESVGFVTGE